The proteins below are encoded in one region of Salvelinus alpinus chromosome 27, SLU_Salpinus.1, whole genome shotgun sequence:
- the LOC139556651 gene encoding putative nuclease HARBI1 — translation MKAQNCVFLSALTMACPFVRDVVDEEALVLRRAFRRERVFRDRLDPLAFPDDHLYERYRFSADGIRYLCRLLGPRIKHRTARSHALSVEQMVCVALRFFASGAFLYSVGDAEQLNKATICRTIRSVCLAIKALADVFISFPGHRRLCDIKEEFYRIAGFPNVIGAVDCTHIRIKAPSGAHEADFVNRKSFHSINVQMVCNADCVISNVVAKWPGSVHDSRIFRASEIYQCLSQGEFSGVLLGDRGYGCQPFLLTPFTDPQEAQQAYNHAHARTRARVEMTFGLLKARFHCLHKLRVSPVRACDITVACAVLHNVACLRKERAPRVPPAMDWDNPAIFPDDDSGRLLRDQYVLNYFS, via the exons atgaaggcccaaaattgtgtgttcctttctgctctgacaatggcatgcccattcgtgcgagatgtggtggatgaagaagcacttgtgctgaggagagccttcaggcgagaaagggtcttcagggaccggttggacccactggccttccctgatgaccatctatatgaaagatacaggttttctgcagatggcatcaggtatctatgcagactactgggtcccaggattaagcaccgcactgcacggagccatgcactgagtgtggagcaaatggtttgtgtggccttgcgcttttttgctagtggagccttcctgtactcagtgggggatgcagaacagctgaacaaggccacaatttgccgcacaataaggagtgtgtgtctggctatcaaagcattagcagatgtcttcatctccttccctggccacagaagactctgtgacatcaaagaggagttctataggattgcag gtttccccaatgtcattggtgcagtggactgcacacacataaggataaaagccccctcaggtgcccatgaggccgattttgtgaataggaaatcctttcacagcattaatgttcag atggtctgcaatgctgactgtgtgatcagcaatgttgtggcaaaatggcctggctcagtccatgactccagaatctttcgggcctctgaaatctatcagtgcctatcacaag gtgaattctctggtgtgttgctgggagacagggggtatggctgccagccttttctcctgacacctttcacagacccccaggaagcacagcaggcctacaaccatgcccatgccaggaccagggccagagttgaaatgacctttggcctcctgaaggcacgctttcactgccttcacaaattaagggtcagccctgttagggcatgtgatattactgtggcttgtgctgtcctccacaatgtggcctgcctgaggaaggagagggcccccagagtgccaccagccatggactgggacaatccggcaatcttccctgatgacgacagtggtcggctgctgagggaccaatatgtgttgaattattttagttag